atcggtggtctgataccatgttaagaatgagaaatagaaatagaattgggatcgaaaagtatgatcttcattcaggTTTATCACGTTTagataggatacaaactatcaactaatacttaaaaatagaaaaaaatatataactaactaataaataaaatatactcttaatcaaatctatactaacaactccttaaatatctaagatatattctaattaattattactcCAAAATATCCTCCTAATAATCCTCCTAGGTGGTAGTTGGTAAACTCATCCCACTGGCCATGTAATTGCCCAAGGTTGTGGGTGCTATCCCCTATATAGGGAAGGTCCATTACTACCAACATGATCAAAGCCCTGATCCACCGTGCAGGGTAAATGCTAACTACAATGCCCTTAAATTTGATGGATCAACCGTCCATTACTACCAACATGATCAAAGCCATCACACAGGCAGATCCACCGTGCAGGGTAAATGCTAACTACAATGCCCTTAAATTTGATGGATCAACCTTGGAGGGTAATCCAAAAGACTGATATCAGACGTGCCTAACCAACATCATACAAGAGTGGAAAGGGAAGTGAAGCTCCACAAACACTGTGCCATCTGCTATCGGTCTANAGTACAAAACTTACAGTGAAACTTAAAAATTCGACACTCATTGATTGTATGACCACTTTTATTGCAGTNCTTGGAGGGTAATCCAAAAGACTGATATCAGACGTGCCTAACCAACATCATACAAGAGTGGAAAGGGAAGTGAAGCTCCACAAACACTGTGCCATCTGCTATCGGTCTAAGAGACTACCTTtgttttccaaaaattttgtTGTAGACTTCTAGGTCTTTAGGGTTGTTTCGCGGTCTTGACATAGATtcatgtttcaaaatttctcaATTCTTACTCCTCGAGCCTCGATCGGTCAAAAGAACTAGGGCCAAAAGCACTTGAGGCATTCCATCTTAGGTTATAGTCTAGCAAAATTGAGTGAGCTTGGATAGACAtgcaaggaaaagaaaaaaaaaacaaacaaagaaatggaaaaggagaaagaactagggttttaagaagaagaattaaaagagaggaaaacgTTAAATTTCGCACATGGAGCACCGATTGACCAAAGATTTTTCACTAGAACTACTAAGAGAATAAAGGAGAAGCAGTCAGGGTTGTTTGATTATATTGAAAAACTGGCAAGAATACGAGGTAAGTCCATGGTTCTTTTGTTTCGAAATTCCACCCTAGatttgaagttttatttttattattatcattattattattattattattattattattattattattattattattattattattattattattattattatgttgaTTTGGTTCTTAATACTCAACAAATTATCTTAGGTGTGGATTCTCCCAAATTTGTGTTGAAACTTGGTAAAAAACCGCGTTGAAAGTCGAAATCAAGAAGCCTCCGACTTCAGTAAATAACTAGATTTTTCTCAATGTCAAAAAagcttaaataaatacaagaaaaatatatatggataGGTAGACATGAGGTCTTGAATTTTTGTGAAAGAAGCGAGTCAATAGActtttatccaaaaaaaatagacagaaGATAgacttttttcttgtttttttgagTGTTTACAGGTGAGTTACCGAGGGAAATCAGGGAAAATGGACTCTTTTATACCTCAAAATACGGgaaagggagaggaaagaaaagacaaaGACGAAACTCAAGATGAATGATCCTGTAAGTACCattaatgaagaaattttatCCAACATAGGGGTCAAAGTTCGTAAGACCTTTTTCACTAATAGCGGAGTtatgaattgaaaattacaaaataaatacattgaTATGCAAAACTTACCGCAatttggaaaatgaaaatgttgtaGGCAATCGACGGTAAACACACGACGGCCAGCGAGAGGGAAAATGTGTCGCTCGCTTGCTACCCAAACTGTCGACCCAAAATTGTCCTACATGTCGTGAAGTGATCCGATGACCCGCTCTCCAACTCAACGTCTACCGCCAACCCCCACACTCCACATGTCACACCAACAAAAGTCAAAGGGTAAGTTTACATCTACTAGTACTCTTAGACATCTCTGCTCGCGTGCTATTTGCGTTGACCGCGCGCACCCTATGCGTGGAGGGCGCACAtgtgaaaccctaatttctagCGTTTGATGCCCGATTTTCacatttacaaattttatgaaatgacttttaaacaaaattttaaaacaaaattttaaaccgTTCAAATGGGTTGATAAAATGTATTATTCGACAGATTTTAAACCGTTCAAGTGagatgataaaatgaagtgaGGGTGGAGGTCAACTTCCCACTTCTTAGTTTTAAGCAATGCCGGACAATCCCATTAATTCtcttaataatatcttttcatgaTACAGGGTTACAACACTACAAACTTTAAAGATAatgacttaaaattttaaagttatgaAGTTTTATTATGCATAAAGTTATGTAACCTAAACTCCATTGACTAGATTAGGAACTGTTGATCTGCAATTTGCATAAAATGTTTGGCCTATTAGTTAAGTTGGTTAGAATGTCGTGCTAACTAAACTCCAAGGTCACAATTTTGACCCTTGCATGGgccaatttcattaattctcttaataatatcttttcatgaAATGGGATTACAATACTACCAACTTTAAAGATAAGCTTGATTAGAAGCTACCGATTTGCAATTTGCATAAAAcctttggcctattagctaAGTTGGTTAGAACGTCGTGCTAACTAAACACGAAGGTCGCAGGTTTCACACTTGCATggatcaatttaattaattctcaatgatatatttaatgatATGGGGTTAAAGCACTACAAGCTTTCAGAGATAATGacttaaagttttaagtttattatgcataaaattatgtaacctAAACTCGATTGACTCGATTAGAATCTACCGATCTGCAATATGCATGAAACCTATGGCCTATTAgttcagttggttagagcgtcgtgctaataacccAAAGGTTACAGGTTTGGCACCTGCATGAgccaattttattaattctctTACTAATATCTTTTCATGATACGGGGTTCGAACATTAAAGATAatgacataaaattttaaagttttaagtttattatgcataaaattatGTATCCTAAACTCGATTGATTGGATTAGGAGCTACCGATCTGCAATGTGCATAAAACCTATGGCCTATTAACTCAGTTGGTTAGatcgtcgtgctaataacgcgaaggtcgcaggtcCGAAAACCTACATGGgcaaatttcattaattcttaataacattttttcatataCGGGATTACAACACTACGaactttaaaagataattatgcataaaattatgtaaccaAAACTCGATTGACTGGATGAGAAGCTACTGATCTACAATGTGCATAAAACCTTCGGCCtattagcttagttggttagagagtcatgctaataacgcgaaggtcgcaggtttcacacctgcatgggccaattTGAgccaatttcattaattcttaataatatcttttttagCGACATGCTAATAATGCGAAGGTCACAGGTTTGacacctgcatgggccaatttcaatcttttcatGATACGGGGTTACAACACTACGAACTTTAGAGATAATggcttaaaattttaagtttactatgcataaaattatgtaaccGAAACTGAGGGGTATGATAGTAAACTAAGCAAGAAATCGCCGAAGATTCACTAAAAACTATCGAGGGTTCACTCGAGGTCGTTTGAGATAATggcttaaaattttaagtttattatgcataaaattatgtaaccGAAACTGAGGGGTATGACTGTAAACTAAGCAAGAAATCGCCGAAAACTCACTACAAACTATCGAGGGTTCACTCGAGGTCGTTTCTTACGAGATAAGGTCTAAGCCACAAAATGATTCCCCACAAAATGCGAAGGTTGCAACTACTAACTATGTAACCGAAATTGAGGGGTGTGACAGTAAACTAAGCAAGAAATCGCCGAATACTCACTAAAAACTATCGGGGGTTCACTTGAGGTTGTTTCTTACGAGATAAGGTCTACGCCACAAAATGATTCCCCACAAAATGCGAAGGTTGCTACTACTAACTATGTAACCGAAATTGAGGGGTATGACAGTAAACTAAGCAAGAAATCGCCGAANNNNNNNNNNNNNNNNNNNNNNNNNNNNNNNNNNNNNNNNNNNNNNNNNNNNNNNNNNNNNNNNNNNNNNNNNNNNNNNNNNNNNNNNNNNNNNNNNNNNNNNNNNNNNNNNNNNNNNNNNNNNNNNNNNNNNNNNNNNNNNNNNNNNNNNNNNNNNNNNNNNNNNNNNNNNNNNNNNNNNNNNNNNNNNNNNNNNNNNNNNNNNNNNNNNNNNNNNNNNNNNNNNNNNNNNNNNNNNNNNNNNNNNNNNNNNNNNNNNNNNNNNNNNNNNNNNNNNNNNNNNNNNNNNNNNNNNNNNNNNNNNNNNNNNNNNNNNNNNNNNNNNNNNNNNNNNNNNNNNNNNNNNNNNNNNNNNNNNNNNNNNNNNNNNNNNNNNNNNNNNNNNNNNNNNNNNNNNNNNNNNNNNNNNNNNNNNNNNNNNNNNNNNNNNNNNNNNNNNNNNNNNNNNNNNNNNNNNNNNNNNNNNNNNNNNNNNNNNNNNNNNNNNNNNNNNNNNNNNNNNNNNNNNNNNNNNNNNNNNNNNNNNNNNNNNNNNNNNNNNNNNNNNNNNNNNNNNNNNNNNNNNNNNNNNNNNNNNNNNNNNNNNNNNNNNNNNNNNNNNNNNNNNNNNNNNNNNNNNNNNNNNNNNNNNNNNNNNNNNNNNNNNNNNNNNNNNNNNNNNNNNNNNNNNNNNNNNNNNNNNNNNNNNNNNNNNNNNNNNNNNNNNNNNNNNNNNNNNNNNNNNNNNNNNNNNNNNNNNNNNNNNNNNNNNNNNNNNNNNNNNNNNNNNNNNNNNNNNNNNNNNNNNNNNNNNNNNNNNNNNNNNNNNNNNNNNNNNNNNNNNNNNNNNNNNNNNNNNNNNNNNNNNNNNNNNNNNNNNNNNNNNNNNNNNNNNNNNNNNNNNNNNNNNNNNNNNNNNNNNNNNNNNNNNNNNNNNNNNNNNNNNNNNNNNNNNNNNNNNNNNNNNNNNNNNNNNNNNNNNNNNNNNNNNNNNNNNNNNNNNNNNNNNNNNNNNNNNNNNNNNNNNNNNNNNNNNNNNNNNNNNNNNNNNNNNNNNNNNNNNNNNNNNNNNNNNNNNNNNNNNNNNNNNNNNNNNNNNNNNNNNNNNNNNNNNNNNNNNNNNNNNNNNNNNNNNNNNNNNNNNNNNNNNNNNNNNNNNNNNNNNNNNNNNNNNNNNNNNNNNNNNNNNNNNNNNNNNNNNNNNNNNNNNNNNNNNNNNNNNNNNNNNNNNNNNNNNNNNNNNNNNNNNNNNNNNNNNNNNNNNNNNNNNNNNNNNNNNNNNNNNNNNNNNNNNNNNNNNNNNNNNNNNNNNNNNNNNNNNNNNNNNNNNNNNNNNNNNNNNNNNNNNNNNNNNNNNNNNNNNNNNNNNNNNNNNNNNNNNNNNNNNNNNNNNNNNNNNNNNNNNNNNNNNNNNNNNNNNNNNNNNNNNNNNNNNNNNNNNNNNNNNNNNNNNNNNNNNNNNNNNNNNNNNNNNNNNNNNNNNNNNNNNNNNNNNNNNNNNNNNNNNNNNNNNNNNNNNNNNNNNNNNNNNNNNNNNNNNNNNNNNNNNNNNNNNNNNNNNNNNNNNNNNNNNNNNNNNNNNNNNNNNNNNNNNNNNNNNNNNNNNNNNNNNNNNNNNNNNNNNNNNNNNNNNNNNNNNNNNNNNNNNNNNNNNNNNNNNNNNNNNNNNNNNNNNNNNNNNNNNNNNNNNNNNNNNNNNNNNNNNNNNNNNNNNNNNNNNNNNNNNNNNNNNNNNNNNNNNNNNNNNNNNNNNNNNNNNNNNNNNNNNNNNNNNNNNNNNNNNNNNNNNNNNNNNNNNNNNNNNNNNNNNNNNNNNNNNNNNNNNNNNNNNNNNNNNNNNNNNNNNNNNNNNNNNNNNNNNNNNNNNNNNNNNNNNNNNNNNNNNNNNNNNNNNNNNNNNNNNNNNNNNNNNNNNNNNNNNNNNNNNNNNNNNNNNNNNNNNNNNNNNNNNNNNNNNNNNNNNNNNNNNNNNNNNNNNNNNNNNNNNNNNNNNNNNNNNNNNNNNNNNNNNNNNNNNNNNNNNNNNNNNNNNNNNNNNNNNNNNNNNNNNNNNNNNNNNNNNNNNNNNNNNNNNNNNNNNNNNNNNNNNNNNNNNNNNNNNNNNNNNNNNNNNNNNNNNNNNNNNNNNNNNNNNNNNNNNNNNNNNNNNNNNNNNNNNNNNNNNNNNNNNNNNNNNNNNNNNNNNNNNNNNNNNNNNNNNNNNNNNNNNNNNNNNNNNNNNNNNNNNNNNNNNNNNNNNNNNNNNNNNNNNNNNNNNNNNNNNNNNNNNNNNNNNNNNNNNNNNNNNNNNNNNNNNNNNNNNNNNNNNNNNNNNNNNNNNNNNNNNNNNNNNNNNNNNNNNNNNNNNNNNNNNNNNNNNNNNNNNNNNNNNNNNNNNNNNNNNNNNNNNNNNNNNNNNNNNNNNNNNNNNNNNNNNNNNNNNNNNNNNNNNNNNNNNNNNNNNNNNNNNNNNNNNNNNNNNNNNNNNNNNNNNNNNNNNNNNNNNNNNNNNNNNNNNNNNNNNNNNNNNNNNNNNNNNNNNNNNNNNNNNNNNNNNNNNNNNNNNNNNNNNNNNNNNNNNNNNNNNNNNNNNNNNNNNNNNNNNNNNNNNNNNNNNNNNNNNNNNNNNNNNNNNNNNNNNNNNNNNNNNNNNNNNNNNNNNNNNNNNNNNNNNNNNNNNNNNNNNNNNNNNNNNNNNNNNNNNNNNNNNNNNNNNNNNNNNNNNNNNNNNNNNNNNNNNNNNNNNNNNNNNNNNNNNNNNNNNNNNNNNNNNNNNNNNNNNNNNNNNNNNNNNNNNNNNNNNNNNNNNNNNNNNNNNNNNNNNNNNNNNNNNNNNNNNNNNNNNNNNNNNNNNNNNNNNNNNNNNNNNNNNNNNNNNNNNNNNNNNNNNNNNNNNNNNNNNNNNNNNNNNNNNNNNNNNNNNNNNNNNNNNNNNNNNNNNNNNNNNNNNNNNNNNNNNNNNNNNNNNNNNNNNNNNNNNNNNNNNNNNNNNNNNNNNNNNNNNNNNNNNNNNNNNNNNNNNNNNNNNNNNNNNNNNNNNNNNNNNNNNNNNNNNNNNNNNNNNNNNNNNNNNNNNNNNNNNNNNNNNNNNNNNNNNNNNNNNNNNNNNNNNNNNNNNNNNNNNNNNNNNNNNNNNNNNNNNNNNNNNNNNNNNNNNNNNNNNNNNNNNNNNNNNNNNNNNNNNNNNNNNNNNNNNNNNNNNNNNNNNNNNNNNNNNNNNNNNNNNNNNNNNNNNNNNNNNNNNNNNNNNNNNNNNNNNNNNNNNNNNNNNNNNNNNNNNNNNNNNNNNNNNNNNNNNNNNNNNNNNNNNNNNNNNNNNNNNNNNNNNNNNNNNNNNNNNNNNNNNNNNNNNNNNNNNNNNNNNNNNNNNNNNNNNNNNNNNNNNNNNNNNNNNNNNNNNNNNNNNNNNNNNNNNNNNNNNNNNNNNNNNNNNNNNNNNNNNNNNNNNNNNNNNNNNNNNNNNNNNNNNNNNNNNNNNNNNNNNNNNNNNNNNNNNNNNNNNNNNNNNNNNNNNNNNNNNNNNNNNNNNNNNNNNNNNNNNNNNNNNNNNNNNNNNNNNNNNNNNNNNNNNNNNNNNNNNNNNNNNNNNNNNNNNNNNNNNNNNNNNNNNNNNNNNNNNNNNNNNNNNNNNNNNNNNNNNNNNNNNNNNNNNNNNNNNNNNNNNNNNNNNNNNNNNNNNNNNNNNNNNNNNNNNNNNNNNNNNNNNNNNNNNNNNNNNNNNNNNNNNNNNNNNNNNNNNNNNNNNNNNNNNNNNNNNNNNNNNNNNNNNNNNNNNNNNNNNNNNNNNNNNNNNNNNNNNNNNNNNNNNNNNNNNNNNNNNNNNNNNNNNNNNNNNNNNNNNNNNNNNNNNNNNNNNNNNNNNNNNNNNNNNNNNNNNNNNNNNNNNNNNNNNNNNNNNNNNNNNNNNNNNNNNNNNNNNNNNNNNNNNNNNNNNNNNNNNNNNNNNNNNNNNNNNNNNNNNNNNNNNNNNNNNNNNNNNNNNNNNNNNNNNNNNNNNNNNNNNNNNNNNNNNNNNNNNNNNNNNNNNNNNNNNNNNNNNNNNNNNNNNNNNNNNNNNNNNNNNNNNNNNNNNNNNNNNNNNNNNNNNNNNNNNNNNNNNNNNNNNNNNNNNNNNNNNNNNNNNNNNNNNNNNNNNNNNNNNNNNNNNNNNNNNNNNNNNNNNNNNNNNNNNNNNNNNNNNNNNNNNNNNNNNNNNNNNNNNNNNNNNNNNNNNNNNNNNNNNNNNNNNNNNNNNNNNNNNNNNNNNNNNNNNNNNNNNNNNNNNNNNNNNNNNNNNNNNNNNNNNNNNNNNNNNNNNNNNNNNNNNNNNNNNNNNNNNNNNNNNNNNNNNNNNNNNNNNNNNNNNNNNNNNNNNNNNNNNNNNNNNNNNNNNNNNNNNNNNNNNNNNNNNNNNNNNNNNNNNNNNNNNNNNNNNNNNNNNNNNNNNNNNNNNNNNNNNNNNNNNNNNNNNNNNNNNNNNNNNNNNNNNNNNNNNNNNNNNNNNNNNNNNNNNNNNNNNNNNNNNNNNNNNNNNNNNNNNNNNNNGAGACGAGCCATATCTGTGAGAGGCTGAACTCGAATCGATAGTTGACCCGCGGCTTCCATACAGTCATGCTTGCCTGGGCTCCGTAGTACTGTCCTCCACCTACAAACCCCACTGCATACTGCCACCAACAAAATTTACATTCATTTCCAtctgggtttccccaaaatcttaaaatttacaaGGGAGGACTCTATATTTTGGAGAGAAagacgtgagatcccacatatgCTAGGAAGGAgaacatcggttagggagaagaacgaaacacctttttcaagggtgtggaaacctcttgcTAGCTGagtctttttaaaaatcttgagggaagcccgaaagggaaacccccaaagaggataatatctgctagcgatgagcttgggcCGTTTGGTATAGAGCaagacatcgggcgatgtgccagcgaggagattGAGCCTCAAAGTGGGTGGACAAAGGCagtgtgtcaacaaggacgctccgccccgaagggagtagattgggaggtcccactttgattggagaaggaaatgattgcaagggggtggattgtgagatcccacgtttgTTGGGAGgaaacgaaacaccctttataaaggtgtggaagcCTCCCACTAATAGACTTGCacccgaaaaggaaaagtcGAAAGAGAACCGGCCCCGAatgggtagattgtgagatccccacattggttgggagaaGAACTAAACACcctctttataagagtgttaAACTTCttccccgaaagggaaaagccgaaagagaacaatatcgacTAGGTAGCTGAGTNTGTAAGAGTGTTAAACTTCttccccgaaagggaaaagacgaaagagaacaatatcgacTAGGTAGCTGAGTTTAATTTGGTTAAAGACTGACCTCATGGCCTTTACTGGGAGAGTCTCCGCTGGcttttcttccaaatctctGAACCGAACTCGCTCTCAACATATCCTCTTCTGTCGTTCTTCTGATCGGAACTGTCCCCTCTGGACAGAATTCTCCGGACATGCTCCATAATTGGAACATTTCCGTCTCCACCTCACCGGAATGGCTCTGGTTATACGGTCTCTCCGGTGGATCCTGAAACAGCATTTCcacaattaaaaacaaaacccatttcGAAAATTTAGCCTCAGATTCNACAAAACCCATTTCGAAAATTTAGCCCCAGATTCTATGAACCTACCAATGGCTTCTTTCCTTTGAGCAATGGATGATCAAAAGCTAGCTGCCGATGAGTTTCAACACAATCTATAAAGTCACCATCTGGACTCTGCACCCAAATAAAAGCATCACAATCAAGCTCCAAAACAGAGGAGATTAAACAAGAGTTACAGACCTGAATGGTTTTGACAGGGAACTTGTTGATTCGGTTAAGATCAGCTTGAATAagcttcaatttcttcaactGATTCTCCGACCGAAACGCCGCCGTATGGTTATTGGGATAGATTTTTTTGTCGGGAAGACAAAACGATGAAACgacaagaagagaaaaaacaagaacaagaagaagaggaCGGTGGAAAGTTTTAGAATCCATATTTAATccgaaaaacaaaacatgggTCATTGTCTTTTGTgtttgtcttcttctttttcttagtataatatatatatatatatatatatatatatgagttTTAGAACACAGGAGTGGTAATTAActgtttcattctttttgtGGCTTAAAGTTGGGTCCTCTCATCTGGCAGCTgtttcaacaaaataataataataaataaataaataaaataaataaaataatttaaaattggatttGAATAGGTTATGGTTCATTCTTTTTGTCGTCTTTATCGCTGcgaatatatttatgaaattgtttagttgaattattattGAAGATAGGAAATACTTtcattacattaaaaattattcttcttACCTATATAAATACAGTGTCTTTGGTACCAATGCAAACATGAAATGGATTCCTAAATTTGtgaagaataattatttaggaCCAAAACAATATGGGTACCAAAaggtcaattttgaatatttgttttaGGTTTGTTTGAAAGGCTCCAAAGAAAGTGGTACTTGTTGTATAGTGGTCTCAATCAATCAAAGTTTGTGAATTATTCCAAGAAGGATGGTGGCTTAGTAATCTTTGGTGGTAAAGGGTAAAATAATTGGTGAAGGTACTATAGGTAATGACATTTGTACTCTTATTGAAAGTGTACTTTTTGTTGATGGTTTAAAGCATGACTTATCAATGTGGCAAAGATTTTAgagttatatttgataaaaaataattgcataattgaaaatagtAGTGATAGAAAAGTTATGTTTGTTGGAAACAGAGATAACAATGTGTACACTATTGATTCAAAGGATTGTCCTACAAATAATGAATGTCTTCCGACTTTGCATGATAATTCTTGGCTTGACATAGAAGATTAGAACGGGCTAATATGCACTTatttcaaatatctcaaaaaattcattagttGCGGTCttcctaaatttaaatttgaaaaacataaaatttgtgAGGATTGTTAAATGCTTAAGCAAAccaatttctctctcaaatttaaaaatgcgATTTCTACATCTTCTAACTATTGCACGTGGATTTATTTGGCCCTTGGAAAATACCGAGTTAGGAAGGGAATGACTATGATTTTTCGAGATTTACTTGGGTTTCGAtgataaaacataataatgaTGTCTTGAAAAGATTTGCTAGTTTTGtaaaaagagttttttttttttttttaattatttggagTGTTAATGGAGGAGAATTTGACACTGTagcatttgaaaaaaatttgtgaagaTAATGGTTTTTCTCATGACTTCTCACTCCTGGACAAAATGGTGtggttgaaaagaaaaatcgtaCTTTACACGAATTTGCTATATTAACGTTAAACGAGTATGATTTaccaaaatattgttttttggACGGAATTTGTTAATACCGCTttcaaatagagttttaattagACCCTCGTAAAACTCCTTATGAATTTGGCATAATCAAATCCCAAATATTGGGTATTGCTTTCTaatagagttttaattagACCCTCATAAAACTCCTTATGAATTTGGCATAATCAAATCCCAAATATTgggtatttaaaaatttttattttggttctatccgtatttttcttggttattcTGGTAAAGTTTATAGAGTTTTTAACGAGAGAACTTTAGTTTTTGAGgaaatatatgtatgtgtattgGATGAATCTTCTAATAATATTACTAATGAGTCTATTTATAGTGATGATTGAGAAAGAAACTCTGTAGTTTTACTTGTGAGtgacaaaatgaaagaaactgtttcaagtaaagaaaaagtaaactGAGATTAGAAGGAGGATGAATGTTCTTCATCAATGCTAAAAGAATGGAGGTATGTCTTATCTCATCTCAAGGGCTATATTATTGGTGATCTCGaacaaggtgtgaaaactcatccttctattaattttttttaataatcttatATTTGTTTCTCAAACTGAAGCAAAAAATATTAAGGATGCAAAAAATCTTAAGGATGCAAAAAATGatgagttttggattttagcTACGCAACAACCCTAAATCAACttgaaatgaacaaaatttgGGAATTAGTCCCTAGGCCCTCTAGTATTTTCATTATTGGAAttgtttttagaaataaaattgatacaAATTGGAATATCGTTGGAAATAAAGCTAGACTTATAGCTCAAGGTTAATGTCGGGAGGGAAGGTATagactatgaagaaacttttgcACCCGTTGCTAGATTAGAAGCTATTAGAATGTTACTCGCTTTTAATTCTTACgaaaattttatattgtatcaaatggatgCGAAAAGTGCATTCTTAAATGGTTATATTATGGAGGAAGTTTATGTAGAACAACCTCCAGTAtttggaaatttttattttcctccgATGCATATAAGTTTTAAAAGGCTCTTGATGGCTTAAAACAAGCTCCAACTTGGTACCATAGacttattaattttcttagtGGGAATGCGTTTAAAATGGGTAAACTCCACACATACTCTTATcgttaaaattaaagaaattgataGGCTACTAATCCTTCTTTATATCAAGAGAGttgatgagtatgatgggaggacttagtttctttcttggaattcaaatcaaacaactcaaaacaGTATCTT
This genomic window from Cucurbita pepo subsp. pepo cultivar mu-cu-16 chromosome LG01, ASM280686v2, whole genome shotgun sequence contains:
- the LOC111798152 gene encoding uncharacterized protein LOC111798152; its protein translation is MDSKTFHRPLLLVLVFSLLVVSSFCLPDKKIYPNNHTAAFRSENQLKKLKLIQADLNRINKFPVKTIQSPDGDFIDCVETHRQLAFDHPLLKGKKPLDPPERPYNQSHSGEVETEMFQLWSMSGEFCPEGTVPIRRTTEEDMLRASSVQRFGRKASGDSPSKGHEYAVGFVGGGQYYGAQASMTVWKPRVNYRFEFSLSQIWLKELQWLCHDIDELILGGNESNIKLTSRYSFTNEVIINLNMLRPSMKDWIGGQVGGTNVVTPQARRSRLRDPELTQENLDPN